From the Odocoileus virginianus isolate 20LAN1187 ecotype Illinois chromosome 20, Ovbor_1.2, whole genome shotgun sequence genome, the window gtccacagaattatCTGTACAGACTCTCCCATGAAGGTGTGTTATATATGAGAAGACGGCATCCTGGGACTCGTAGTTCCTGTGACTAGACTGGGCTCTCACTCACCACTGTGGGCTGGGATTCTGGCCTCTGACTCCTCCTGCTGGtgggaaataaaactgtcacGAACCAGACATGGCCATTctgctccttttcttcctccacctTCAAATACAGTCAATCCCTATCACAGCCCCCACCCCAATATTCCTACTCTAACGGTACATCCTAAGGCGTATGAGGCAGGAAGGGTCCCTAACTCACATTGGCAGATTCATCCTTGGCGGGTTTCTCCCCAACTTGCGTGGCTTTCCTTCTGtgagagagaaaggcaaaaaCAGATGGCTCCAGTCCTCTCTCAGCTACTCAACAGTTCCCTTCCCCAGAGTTCTGGAAAAGTGGGTCCTAGGGTGCAGACTTCTGGAATTCGTCAAGGCtaagcacattttaattttagaagttaAAGAGGGAACTGTTCACGAattgggtgggggggggcagttaGGATTCCTGCATTTGGGAATCACAAAATTCTCAGGGCAGAGTCCCCAGCTTCTGAGGTGGGGTCACCTAAGGTCCTAGAATTCTGGGTTCCAGAACATTCCAGAGGCTACCTAGGGGGTTGCAAATCTCAGCCATCTCAGGAGAATGCAGTCCCCATCATTATATCTCAAACCTAGCTATCAAAGGATGAACTTTCACCCAAAGAAACAAACTAACCAGGAATCCGAGCTCCCCTCACACCTGGTCCTACTGAACTGGAATCCCAGCAGTGATAACTGCTGGGCTGAGGGTTTGTTTTGAGAGCTTTCCGCGACCATTGAGAGCTCTGGGCTTAGGCTCACCTCCGGGCCAGCATGGCGTTCATCTCTTCCATGAGGCCCCCGCCTGTGCTTCGACTGCTCTCAGCTTTGGGGGCCACGGGCCCCTGCTGAAGCCTCTTCCTGCTAGAGAAATTACAGAGAAGAGGGGTCTTACGGGCGGGCCTCCCAGCCCTCCTGTGAGGCTCCCAGGCAACTCTGGCCTCTTTCCATTATTATATCAGACCCGTCACCCCATACCCACTGTACCTGCCCCTCACCTTGCTAACTTTCCTGAGTTTGGCGCCGGCAATGGCTgaggccaggctgggggcccCAGTCCCTCCACCACTGGGCCCTTGTgctgtggggagagggggtgcCGGGGGTGGGCCTCCCCCTGCTCCCTGTGGGGCGGCCGAGACCCCTGAGGAGGAGagcccagggggtgggggtggacccGGAGGAGGGGGAGGTCCCGGGGGCGGTGGTGGTCCCCCAGCTGGGGGAGCAGGCGGGCCtcctgtaagaaacacaaaacaGGAGGGGTGCTAAGCGAGAAGCTTCATTCTTTATTGTCCGGCtggcccaccccctcctctggggTGGTCCCCTGACCCCCGAGGCCAGTTGGGCAATCACCTGCATTGGAGGCTCTGCGCTCACGCTCCATGAGCTCTGACTGCTgctgcctggggagggagggtgagTGGCTATCACTCAGGGCTCCCAGATAGCCAGCAACCGCCCGGACTGCCCCTCAGAGGTGTCCCGGCAGGGCTGGTTCCTAAGCCCCACTCATATCCTCTACCCCCACGGGcccaggagagggctgggggtgggtggtgagGGCAGGGACAGGGCGAGACCAGGATGTGAGCTATCTAGTCATCAGACCATCAAGAATCACAAAACGCCCAAGATCCTTTAAACAACCCAGTTCTGGACTCTGGGAGTCCAGGGGACTGGGATTTGAAGGGTCAGAAGGTTCTGTAACTCTGGGCATCAGTTTTTCAGACTCCCAAGTGGGGAAGGGTGGTTCTTAAATATGTGGATTTCTAGTCCCCTGGGAGTTGGAACATTCTGAAAATTGGAGAGGTGTGAACTCTAGGCGTCAGGGGTTCTGGAACCACCTAGAACTCTGGCCGGGGGaaggttccccaaccagggaccggCCCCACCTTTTCTGCTGCTCCATCTCCTCTGGGGAGGGGCCATTCTGGGCAGACCAGGTGGGAGGCGCTgtaggtggtggtgggggcgggggcccaCCTCCTGGAAGTGAGAGTAAAGGCTAGTGAGTCACACGGAAGCCAGCCCCACCCCTTGGCACACTCCCAAGGGGCCCCCAGGTACCCTGTGAAGAGGGTTGTCAACCCGCTTCCCCTGACTAAGCTGACAGGCAGTGGAAGGATACCCAGATCACAGGCAGGACAGCAAAGCCCCAGAGAAGGGGGTCGCCCGCCCCAAGACCTGAAGATGGGAATCTGCAGGGACAAGACTTGAATTCAGGCAGATTCCAGAATCCAGGCTCTTGACGCACAGTCACAGCTGCTCAGACCCCCTACCTGAGAGCTCAGAAGAGGCTGACAGCCCCCTCCTCACCCACCCCCAGGCCTCTGGCCCCCGTGTGTTTCCTGTGCTTCAGACTGCCACTGAAGTTGCTCCTGGAAGCAAACGCCTCCACCATTTGATGACTGGCAAACCTAGATGCACAGCCATCACCTAAAACCTTTGCTCCTCAAAGCGCTCTTTATGGACTGGTAAACTTTGGCATCCATCAGGGAGCTTGTTGGAAGCACAGAGGCTCCAGCCTTGGCCCACCTACCTGatccagaatctgcattttttccCTAGATGACTCGCGGGCACATTCCAGTTTAAGAAATACCAACTGGAAGTTTTTTCTCAACATTGTGGCTGACAATGTGACTGACAATGACGTCAATCAGTCTAATGGTTACCTGGAGAAAGGGCACAAGAAACCTCCCGGAGGCCTGAAATATTTCTATCTTGATCTGGGAGGCGGTCACACAGAAGTGTGCAAGTGTAAAAATTCATGGAGCAAAATGGGCTCTTAGGAACCATGCATTTTACATGTGGGTACACTCAGGGCAAAGAGGAGCCCACAaaactgggttggccaaaaaaatcCATTTGGGTTTCTCCGTAACATcggaaaaacctgaatgagctttttggccagcccagtaaCTCTCCATAGCAGCAGTGAATGGGCCCTGTTTTCAGATGCGTAAACTGAGGCCGAGTGGTAAAGAGGCGGCCCCAGGCCCCACGGCAGGGCTCAATGGTCCCCTCCGCCAGCTGTCTCTAACCTTCCAAGGCCTCTAGGGCACTGGCCATGCCGTTGGCAAACTGCGTGGCATCCTCCTTGCTGCCAAAGTTGAGGCCCCAGACCTGCCGGGCGTCGCGCCACTGGTGGAAGTTGGGGGTGGCCTGGTTATACTTGACACCCCGGACGATGGCACAGTTGATGACCACCTGGCGGGAGTCGGGGGGGGGAGAAGTGGGTGAGGGATGGTGAGGTACCACAGGCAGAAGGGCGAGGAGGAGGGGAGCCTCACCTGCTGGTCCGGCAGCATCTTGCGGCCGACCACCCGGAAGGAGTTGGCGGTGGGGTTGTGATAGATCTGGACGCGGCTGAAGGCCTGCGGGCCCGTGCCGGCGGGCAGCCAGCGCTTGTTGCTGTCATCGTAGAGCATCACCGTGGCCCGGCTGGTGCACACAACCGTCTCGCTGCAGAGAGGCGGgcgggggaaagggagagaggccAGTTAGCTGTGGGGAGCCTGGCATCCTCCCCCAGGGGCTGGTGACCTTTTCGTCCCCCTGGGAGATTCGGAGACACAAAGACAGTGTGCCAGGAAGAGGGACCCacggagaggaagaggaagacagaccGAGAGAGAGGGCTGAGGACGGGCCCTCAGAGAGACCCAGATAGGGAGACCGGAGGGGAAAAAGACAGGTGGGACGGCGAAAGACAGACtgggagagacagacaaataGACAAGCTGGGGGATGTGAGACAGAcaaggaaagagacagacagtCAAACGGGGAGCaagagacaggaagaggaagagtcAGACCGGCTGGAAGAGACAAAAACATACAGACTGATGATGGGGAGAGAGAGGTAAGAAAGGGGGTCAGATGGGTACAGGGGAGACGGACTGAAAGGAGTAATGGGGAGAAGAGATGcaaaggcagagagcagagagaggccGATGAAGAAGGACCGAGATGGACAGACAGAGAGCAGGGGGGCCCGGGAGAAGTGGACGAAAGGGACAGAGCAGGTGACCTGGGCAGCACTGGGAACAAGCCCCTGCCTGATGcccttggagcctcagtttccctgtctctgTCGGGAGGCTTGGACCTTCTCGCCCCTACTTTCCACTgtggaggaggaagctgaggctcagggaggtgaagGGTAAGGCTTGCAGCAAGTTGGGGACCAATGCCGAGATCCCAGGCTCTTCCCCTTCCTGCTGCCCACCCCATCCATCCGGCGCCAcccgccctcccccaccctctggcACCAACGGCCATCAGCAGACACTCCCTGCTCTGTGTCAGGCAGTGACCCAGACAGCCCCGGCCCCACCCTCCAGGGCAGGAGAGCATCGCAAGGGACTGTCCTGTCCGCACATGGTGATAATCCAAGACCAGGCCTGGGGTTGCCCAGAAGGAGGGCCTGCCCCTGCCTTTGGATcagagaagacttcctggagcAGGTGACATCTGACttagccctggggtgggggtgggagtctCAGTAAACTGGCTCAGGGTTCAGGATCTGATCCAGACATAGGTTCAAATCCCCACTGGGCCACCTACTCCATGTGACTCAGGCGAGCAACCTTCCCACAGAAGTCATCTTCTTTGCCCGCAAACTGGGGAAATGACAGACCCCACCTCCCAGGGCAGTGGGTGAAGTAAATGAGTCTGGGCATGCGGAGTGCTTGGCGTGGGGCCTGGCATGAGTGCTGAGTAACTGTCAGCATCCCTTCCCCAGGCGCTCTGAACAGGCACCAAGGGGCCCTCCTCCACCCCCGACCAGTCCTTCTGGGAAGGTTCAATGTCCTCCACTCTCAGTGGGGAAACTCAGGCTTCCAGACGGGaagtgacttggccaaggtcacccaCAAACCAGGGGGAAGCACTAGTCCCTGCCCAGCCCCAACCCCCACCGGACTTTTTCCTGAAAAGAGGAAGTTGGTGGTCAGAGGTTTCCGGGGAGAGAAATTATACCCCCCAAAGGCTCGGTCTCtaccagggctgggggctggagcgTGACAGGGATTCTATAAACGACAAGGCAGGGAGAGCCCCCTCGGACCCAGATCCGAGTTCTCAGGCCAGGGAGGTAAGTCCCCAGGTTTACATAATCAGGGGGCCTCCTTCTCATCAGACACTTCAACCCTGCCCTTTCTCCGGAGTCTCTCATTTTATTCTCACTGCAGCTCTTCTAGGCGGGCTATTTCATCCTCATTCTGCAAGGACTGCAAACAGTGGCACAGAGAGGTCGCAGGACTCGCCCCTGGTCACACGGCGAGTAGCTAGCAGAGTgaggatctgaacccaggccacctggcTCCCAAGTCCACTGTCTTCACCACTGCGGACTGTGTGGGCCCTGCCCACACACCAGGTGCTGGTTCTAGACAAGCGCAGCCTCAGGGGCTGTTTCTGGCTTCCACTGCCCCTGGCAGGGCAGGGTTAAGGCCTCGCCCACACCTGCCGCCCACACCCAGAGCAGACTCTGGCCAGGTGCCCAGGGCCTTTGTTGCTACACCACCCTGGCTGCACTTTGCTCTCTCCAAGAGCCCCTGCCTGCTCAGTCTCTGGATGAGCCTGAGCACTGGCTATTTGCTAAGTGACCCCGGACTGGTCTTGCCCCTCTCCAAGCCACGGTGTCCCCATTCCAGCAAAAGGATCCTGTTAAAACACAAGTCAGGTTGTGTCTCTCCTCTTCGTGGAAGCTCCCCTGGCAGCTCCCAGCAGAATTTTTATTCTGGCCAAGTTCTCCCTGGGGCCTTCGTGATCTGTATGATCTCTGATCTCCCCTTGACCGGCCCCACAAGCCATTCTAGCCCCCACTTCAACATGCCAGACACATTCCCACCTCCGGGCTGTGCTCTCGTTCTCGCTCAACCTGGATTTTCACCTCCTTCGGGTCTCTGCTTAGCCATCACCTCTTCcgagaagccctccctgactaCCCTACCAGGAAAAGCTCTCACTGAATGAACCATGTTTCATAACACCCAATTCCTGCCTGACAGGGCCCTATCTGTCTCCCCCATCAAAATGTCAGGACCACaagggcagggatttttgtccTTTCTGTTCACTACTGTGTTCTCAGAACCTAGACTCGTGCCTAGAACCGAGCAGGTATCCAGGAGTTGTTAAATTAGCCATctacaaaaaaaggaaagttctTTTTAACAGCAGCTGACATGTATTGGTTAGTCTGTGTCCCAGACACCGTTGCAGGTACTGAGCTCCAGCTGCCACAGTGAATCTGGCGGTGACCTCAGTGCACACCCTTTTTCCAGACAAGGAACTGTGGCCACAGAGGGATGAAGACAGTCATCCCAGGTCACAGAGCAAACAAGCAGAGGGGCTCATATTTGAACCCAAGTcctgatcttccccacccccaatgTTCTTAACCTcacttaaagatgaggaaacagctaagctgatttttttttttttaaggcaaggtATAAAGTGGTGtgagaggtttttctttttttaaaaaaaaaaaaggtggggaggATATAAATACCTCTGTACCCAGAGTGGTGAAAAGCAGAGGTTGCTTCTCAGGGGACTAGCCTCCCCTGCTCGCCTCTGAGGCACTGGGGTACCGGGGGTCTGACGAGGGAGGCAGGAAATGGACAGTTTGCACTGTTTACCCACTTGAGTTgcttatgtcttttctttttgctttgttttaccaTGGGCTGGTATTAcctataaaaaattaattcattacttaagtacaaaaaaaaaaaaaaaaacacctataaACCAGACAAAAAGCTAGATCGGAAAAATCTCACAGCCAGGAAGCCAGGAGTAAAATGCAAATGAGGTCTGCTTAATTCCAGTGGTCtctgggggctcccctggtggctcagacggt encodes:
- the VASP gene encoding LOW QUALITY PROTEIN: vasodilator-stimulated phosphoprotein (The sequence of the model RefSeq protein was modified relative to this genomic sequence to represent the inferred CDS: deleted 1 base in 1 codon) — encoded protein: MSETVVCTSRATVMLYDDSNKRWLPAGTGPQAFSRVQIYHNPTANSFRVVGRKMLPDQQVVINCAIVRGVKYNQATPNFHQWRDARQVWGLNFGSKEDATQFANGMASALEALEGGGPPPPPPPTAPPTWSAQNGPSPEEMEQQKRQQQSELMERERRASNAGGPPAPPAGGPPPPPGPPPPPGPPPPPGLSSSGVSAAPQGAGGGPPPAPPLPTAQGPSGGGTGAPSLASAIAGAKLRKVSKQEEASAGPVAPKAESSRSTGGGLMEEMNAMLARRRKATQVGEKPAKDESANQEESEARIPAHSESVRRPWEKNSTTLPRMKSSSSATTSEAHPATPSSSDESDLERVKQELLEEVRKELQKVKEEIIEAFVQELRKRGAP